TCCACTTCAAAGATGGCAAAATTTATTGCTTCAAAATTCATCGAAAAAGCTAAAACCGTTTAGCCGAAATGAAGGGAAGGGAATGAGCTTAATCTGCCAGGCCGTTCCGTGCGAACGTAAACAACGCGCACggaaagaaaatattgctgGCGCTACagaacgagagaaaaaaatctcCACCCCGCAACAACAAGTACGAAATAGGCAAGGGTTGGTGTGGGGTGAgtggaggggggggaggggggggaaaTGGCGATGAAGATACCCATCACTAAAGCCCGAAAGctcatccatttttttttttttggtgctccAGCTCAAGCACCTAGGATGCCGCTGTGTTGCGTACGCGGAACGGCACTCGTCTTTTAAACGCCCGCCCAAAGTGAAACAAACGGACCAAACGGAACAAGGTGGCCACCCAGTGTGGTGCCAAATGCCaaagcacgaaacaaaaaaccccaccaCGAAGACAAGACAAGATATAAATGCTTTTTTAGCGCAgcgccaaaaaaaacaatatcgcTGGAAAACGACCTGTTTAATGACGTGCCTATTAAGGAAGGCTTTATAAAGTGAGCTGGTAAAGCGTACAGGTGAGCATAGTGGAAGATTTCCCACCCTCCCAAAAAAAGGTCCCGACCAGGCGTTTCGACACTTTTGTGCGGTTTTTGCACCGCCCGACACGGCGAAGCTTTCCACCGCGGCGAAGCACGCGGAAACAGCCAAAtaaagcgcctaaatgtaggcaccGCGCGTGGCAAATTTAGTACCGCGGTGCGTAATAGCGCTGggcaaaagtttttcaatGTCGCGTTTTCGGGGTGGCTGTTTTGCAgttgtttgtatgtgtttgtgtgtgtgtgtgtgtgtgtgtgtgtgtgctaacATCGATATCCTTACGCCCCAAACGTTCGCATCCTGCCGAGTTTTCGCGAGCGTTAAATCCATTCGCTTTACGCGTCCGGGCGCATTATGCGCGGGCTTGTCTCCTCGCAGGTGCTGGCGCGTACGGCATACCGAGAGTATCTGTGTGCCAGGTGTGTCAGTAATTGTTGCACGGTACGAAGAAGCTTTCGGTTTCGttggtcggttttttttccagttgttgttgttgctttttaagGCTTTCCCACAGGGTGGCCTACGTCTTCAAGCGTGTAACGCTACGGAAGATGCTAAATTGATTAATTGTACGTTCGCACACGGAATGCGTTACGCGATACCGGCGGGTAATCACACAAGAATTCGTGATGAGGATTAGCAGAAGCAGTCACTCTCGATACCTGCCTCCGGTTTCGTTTGAGCACGCTGGAATTTCCGATGTAAGATTCCATCACCCCGATTTAGAGTACATGGTGTGAATTAAAACTCCAAACATGAAAGAAAACGtactgtttatttgtttgtgagCTTTCATTTTCTAACTAAATCCACAGCATGACTGTAGAAATGCAAACAACGGTTCTTATCGAGCAAATGCAAAACATCTTCTCAGTTTCACACGGCTAAGATCATTGTTCTACTGCACGggataataaatttaacacCACCTGCCATCACGCAAAGGTAAGAAATAataagcgaaaacaaaacaacattgcaCCAGCATAATTGAGTGTATTTATCGCTTTAGTACAACCGTGCTCGCAGTGCGTCAAGTTTCGGCTTGtgctaataataaaattacacCCGTTgtgcggattgcatacctcCTGGCGTGAAACTCGTACGAAAGCGGGCAAAGCTGGAAGAACAAAACAGTAAGCGATCGGGACGGCGCTATTTTTAGCAGAAATTTTGAACCGTGTGTGATTCGGGTCTCGCAGGATGGCAAAGCGTGCGTGGGCCAACCAGTAACAACGACGACTCGAACGTCACCTGGCACGGTGTTCATTGGCACTTCCGGGGCTGTTAATTTCAGCGATATCGATACCAACCCCGGTGCCGGGCACAATCTGTACGACATGAAACCGTTCGTGAGGAATTGATATTTCACCCTTAACGTTCCTGAGAAGTTTAAGCGCTAACGTGCTGACAacacgatgtgtgtgtgtgtgtgcgcgtgtttaAATCGGGTGCTGAAGAAGGGGGTGCCCTCCCCCACGTGTGCACTCACCTGATTTAATGTGCGTTTGTGTATGCACATTGAACTGTCTAAAGGTtacgaacggaaagaaaataaagcagACAAAACCATTCGACCAACTACAGTGAGTCACATAATCATATGGcctttttgtaaatttattttatttttagtttttaaattaaataaaataaaataaattctagAGTTTTCCATCCCTACTGTAGTGTACTGACATATTTACTATTTTAAGTAAATATATAACTGTAACAATATATTTACTGTAAACTaaccgagcatgcccgggaaaaggtaaaaaacaTGAAggaaaagtaataataaataaatgaaatatttgtagTAAACTTATATACAacatgattatttatttttcttaaaatTACAAATAATTACAGTTGCTGGATAATCAAATGACACGTACAAAAGACATTTCTCctatttatgataaaaattaGCGCATAgggggcctccaaggggattgatcctccactgtaaGACGACTTGTacataaataagtaaataaacaaataaataaataaataaccgTATAATTAACTTAACAAACTgaacaataaatatataaataaataaaaaataaaattaaaaaaaaaaccggtggaGTCGTGTACCATCGTTTATAtcttttctattatttttaaCATCGTACAATGTAATTTTTACGTATctacaaattttgttttatttatcaataGAACGGCCGAGCCGTACATCTATCTACTATACTTTatgcatatttttttctcatcgATAAGTGACCGTATAGGTATGACACGCACTGTATAACGTCCTGTCCATTGCTCGGTGGACCGTTTCCTTGACGTCCACCATTCTCGGTGGTAAATGTTAGTCCTTGAACGTCCTTGATTTGGTAAGTGAATTTTCACACGTTAGCACACATAACAACACTTCTATCCCCCTCCGCCCTCTCcatctcctcctcctcctcctcctacTCCTTCTCCTCCCCGGTGGACATTACACGCCATCACCGATAATCGCTCTGCTGGAAAAGATTGCGGACGATCCCTTGCCGCGGGCCGCAAACCCGATTTCGGGTTTGGGAaggtgtgcgcgtgtgtgtgtgtgtgtggtaatggaggaaagaaagaaaaaactagGGGATTTATTCTCAAACCCGCTCGGTCAATCATCGGTCTGCGGTAGATCCGGTTGGATGGTGAAAGTGAACGAACCACTAAACCACCGCACATTGTCGATGTGAGCAAATCaaaccacacaccaccaccaccttttGGCTACTCAATGTggtgttgggggggggggggggatggaaGAGTTTTCCGCGAAGGGGGTGTGCCATCGATTACCGGACACACTTTTCTCCCGGGGGCACGCTCGAGTGGCGGTTTACGAGCAATAAAGGGGACCCTTTTCACTAACCGCACCATCACCAACGCTGCTGACGTCCACCGTTGGGTCCGTTTTGGCAATGCGTACGAGTTCGGTCCGCACCGTACACCATTCCTGTAGCTCGGGTTCCTGCGGGAAAGAAATAATGTCCATCATTATGAAGCCACCGAACCGAACTTGGGCGTCCGTTGTGTAGTTTATGCTTGCGCGCTGTACCGACCAATAAGACACCGAGCGAATGGAGGGCGCCGAGCGCGGTCCCGAgttccagcagcagcttcGTGCGGAACGTGCCGTACCCGGGCTCGAGCCGATCCGCCACGGCGAGCAGATCCCGGCAGAGCTCTATCGTGCGCCGGCAGGCAGCTTCCGTTGGTGCTGGAAAGAGTAATGGTTCGGATTGAGCGCATCGAAAGGCCGCTTCCCGTGGGTCCCTTACCTGTCGTGGTTCGATTTGAAACCCGGGCGCTACCTAGGAGTTGCGTAAGCGCATACTTTGCCTGCAGGATGTAAGCGTTCCACCGATGAAGCGTTGGTTCGTGACGTGCCAGAAACGCTTCGTACCCCGCCGGATCGGTACGGTCTAGGGCGAGCAGTGCCTGCTGCAGCTGTTCGCACCTGGCGACGTACTGCTCTGGCCGTTCCTGGTACGAACAGCGCTTGCTTGTGCAGCGCCACACCGTCCGATAGTTGGTCGGTTCGACCGCCAGCACCAGGCTCGGTGTACGGCGACAGTTGGGACACCGGAACCCGCTTGCCTCCGTACCATGCTCTGCTGGATCGTTGCACCGTTCGCAGGCACAATCAAAGCACTTGGCCTGGCGGAGCGCCAGCCGGCGCTGGACCGTACCGAGCAGCGGTTGCGTGTAGGACGCATGGATGACGGCACCCTCCGGAATGTCAACCGTGGCCACCAGCACCATATGCAGCCGGTCGTCAAAGTAATGCTTCGTGTTGGGCCGACAGTCGTGCGATAGCATGGCGCCCAGCGGGTAAAGTCCACGCACCTTCACGTGCTGCTCCGGCAACCGAATCTCGTAACAGTTCGTGTCGAGGATCGCGCTCAGCTCCAGCACGGTCTGCTCACTGTACTGCTGCAGGCCAAGCACGTTGCGCACGAATGGCACCAGATTCGACCGCAACACCCCGTACAGCGGACTCGCCAACCGTTCCTGCAGATGCGACTCGAACCCCCGCACGGTTGCATACCATTCAGGCGCATTacgctccagcagcagcacacgcaGCGGTACGATCACACAGTACGCCGACTCACGGTGGTCCGGATTGGACGGATGGGGGCGAATGTTGGGCCGGTACCCGCTGCCAGCCAACACCGCACACTCCGCACGATGCTGGGCCGCCTCCTCGCAACTCACCCCACACAGTGGCCAACCGCAACGGGTACACTCGTGGAAACGTTCCCCGCCCTTACCGGACGCCTTCAACAGCGGCACCAAATTACGGTTGCAGCCAAGACACAGCGGCACGTTCGCGATCTTCGGCCCGACCGCGTACGGTTCGTCCCGGTAAATTATCTCACCCTGCTTGATGTGCCGCGTTGCCACCAGATGGCGCCCGAGCCGATCGTTGCGTACCACCTGCGAAGGGTAAAACAACTGATTAAAGCTTCTTGGGAAacaggggggagggggggggagaggcttcttcttcttcattggcACAAACAACCTCAAGCGGTCTAAGCCTGCCATTCCttgctttctttgactttatttacccgtagctggataatCAGTCCAGCacacggaggattggtccggataggGTTTTGGACCGATCCTGTTGTGTGAAGAACGGCTACGCTACTAATACACCACAAAAGCTCCAACGGGCCGCTAGGGATGTAAAGCTAGCCGAAACAATTAATTGGCTTCCGTCTCATACTTCCAACGCCTGCAAGTATGCAACATTATTATCCTTGAGGCGTTCTCCGAAATAAATTAGCGTTTAGCAGACGTTTGCGCAAGCTTTACATTGCATACTGGTAGGCGTACACGGTCCAGACAAAATCGGGAACAAGCATTAGAAAGGCTCTTGTTCGAGGGGCTCGTTGCATACATGCAGGCGTAAAATTTGTTGCAGAGTGTAGTATTGCTGCTTGTACCGCAACATAATGCGGCCGATATTAATCTAAACCCATCTAATTGTAAAActttcaaacaaatttatgTTAATTGACAAAAATACTTTTGTGAGACTTTTGTTtcgaaatatttaataattgaTTAACTTTTAAACTGCAATTTACCCTGACACAATTGCTGCGCCCATATTTATGCAGCCAAACTTCACGACCACGTGGCAGGAATATTTAACCcgaaaaatttaataacaatgTTATTTCGATTCATGAGCCAGCGAAATTGAACGACATTCTTCGTAGCAATCGGCTAAAAATATATACCCTTCCGTTCGGCTTGATGTAACCTGCATCTCATTTTTGATGCCTTCATTAAGATAATATTGGAtgcgggtgtatgtgtgtgtgtgtgtgtgtgtgtgtgtgtgtttttggtccCGGAAGCCATACACAAAGTATCCCACTTACAATGTAACGAGCTATTTTTCTTTCAAGTTTATACCGGCCCAAATATGTATTGGCAAGGTTCGCAAAGCAGGCACCGGTGTGTGAAGGAAATTCCACACCACAATTTTTGATGAGACTCCATGGCGCCGGCTTCGGTTGATGTGACGAAATTGATAATACCGCTCCGAACCCGCTCCTGCCGGTATGGGCCACCCGCAACGCCCAACTCTATGTAATTCACACACAAGCAAAGCGCACGCACGGTATGAAGTCGATTAAATAATCCTTCTCCCTCGAGCCGCCGAGCAGCGCGGTGTTCGACGAGGGGTTTGCCGCGTGCCGATACATTGTCACATTCGTTCCTGCGAGCTGATACACATGCGAACACGATAGTACCACAGCCGTTGCGTCTTCTGCGGTGCCCTTAATCGGTACGTTAAGGCATGATGGCAATTTAAAGAACTTGATAGAAGAACTTGTCATCCTGCAACATTGTTTGCGGTTacaaaaggattttttttttcaaaaaatagaCTCACACGCGCAGCCACCACTTGCTGAAGGGGTTTTGGCGttgacacacatacacacacatccatGTGTATCAGCGAAATCTGGTTTGTAATGGGGTTGTGTGGCTTTCCCGGATTTAATCCCGCTTCGGGCGAGGAAGGACCAGCAAAAAACGAACATCAACAACATGTCCACATCCCACACGGGCCATGGAAATGAGACACGGCGAATTCATTAACTTTCGGCATTACACTTCACCGACAGACGAGACGGGGAAGGTGGGAAGGAAGTGTTGGCCGGGGGTGTGAGACTTACAGCGGAGTTCAAGGGTTGCAGTGTGCAAAACTTTGTGCCGTGGTTTTCATACCATCCACGCATTCGAACACCTCAAACGTGGCTTTACACACTCTGGATCACTGTTTCACCTCCAGTGATATTTAAATTCTGACAGCTTTCGTGTCTACTCGACCACGAAATTTCGAGAGTAGATATCCAGCACTATATCTGCTAATATTCTGGATGCAAAACGGCAAAGACACGGTGTTTGGTTACTTGACCAACTTGACCGTAATGATGGTCTCTCACGAGCTCTTTCACACACGCAACTAGCCACACACATCAAATCTGGATGATGTGTTGGATCTTTTCTCAAGATGACAGACTATTTGTCTCTCGTCACAGTCTGCcaaacttttattttccttcccccGAGGTTCGTTACTAATTTGCCCGTTTGTCAGCGGAAGCGAAGGAAACTAAACGTAATTATGGCTGTCACTCGACGGAAAATAAAGGGGTATCCCTCCCGACCCCTTCGCACCATCCCTCTCGCTCTGCGGGTCATCACACTCACTTTAAACCGACGACACTGGTCACGGTGCTGGGCTTTCCAATCGGCGCGCTGGTGGTCGCGACCACAGTAGGCAACCTGCTGACAGCCCGCACAGCGGTGCGCCGCTGGAGCGCTACAGACACGGCAGAGGGATGTCATCACGGCTCACTACTGGCGGCACTGACTGACGATGGATCACATGCGGGACCAAAAAACCGTGGCCGGACCCACCACGCTGCCCATCAGCCAAATCGAACCAGAGCCGATTTGCATGTGCGGTACCGTTCTTATATGCGCAGCGAAGAATTGCTCCACAGTACACCGGGAATTCCCAATGCGAATTCGTCGCTTTTAGCATTCTAGTAGCTCTTTTGCTGTACATATAAGGCACGAGCATTGGGCAGGTTTTCGATGGCAATttgcgcctgaatgtatgtaATTGTCAGCCCAATCGTCTAATACATGTCCAGCACCTGGAGTCTGCTAGAATCGATGATAAGGTTACAACATGTGAGCATTTTGTATGATTTACCACAACAAACATCACCAAAACACAATAGTGGAATAACAAAAGAAGTCTCGCCATGCTTTTGCCGAATTggttgcctacatttaggcgtacaaaaaaatattttaaaacagaacaaaatcaaataaacatataaaattatttttaaaaaacaatacagTTACGCAAAGTAACAAACATTCAGTAGgcattattataaaattaaaaacatttaattaaattaaaaatattttaataaaatacttaATATGAgccaaaattcaaaaaaatcaaatcattcaAAACGTTTCCTCTTAAGTGTTTGTAACAACGCTGTTTGTGTCgctttaatgtttaattataatttaacaGCTTTCCGACAACTAAATATACTTTTCGGTATAGCGCGAAGAAATGCATTGGTCAACCCTCAAGGGTGGTAAAGTTGGCTTAAGCGCCGACGGTATAGTGCGCCGGCGCTCTGTTAATTGGGGGTGGGCAAACGTTTGGACGGCTTGATATGTGCCTtcaaaattctgttgcaatACAGCATATGTATAAATATAACCGACCATAGGGAGAAAGATGGGCACAAGATTTGCCGACCGGTCCGATCGCGagtggaacacacacacacatttctccacctctctctctcttcactTTAAATTCATTTGATCCACTCTTTGCGTTTcactttaaattaatttcatcccGCGCACATCGGCCCATCTACACGTCGGACCCTTCTTGTGTCCCTTTCCCAAGTCAAAGGACAACAGCACGCGACAATAGCATAGAGGCTCATTAACATACTACaaagtttgtgtgtgtgtgtgtttttttttaaagaccATCTCATCAACCAGCGCATCATAACGATCTGTACCAGCTGACGGTTATGAGTGCTATTTTCAACACGTGCCACAAAACGTGGCACAATGTGTTGGCTGCACTGCGGCCGATAATTGTACAAGAAGCCAAACGCAATTAACgctagtgtttgtgtgtttctctATTAAAATTACTTCCTTTTTTACCTATTTTATAAAGACATTGCTCTCTTGACGGAAACTGTCTCTATTTTTGTGCACCAATAAACACGCAGTGTATGTAAATTTCGTGTACGGGCACCTTAACACTGCGTTCGGCAAAACAACGCCACGCATTGGCGGCCATTTTTTACAAAGTAAGCTCATGTATGTACATTATTTTTAGTTAGCGTTCCATGGCTTCCGTTGCAGTATGCACACAGTTTTGCAACCCAACAATTATTTACCATTTTCGTTACGATTGCTTTACGTGACCCGAATCATAATGTTGGAATGGCTTTAAAGGCATCATACAATATAACTATTCTTGCCCATCATTACCCTTTGTTTGATGCATTTTTCACCGTGTTCTGAGGGGATATTTCAGCTTTTCTACTTTCTACACTAACCAATTCAAAAGAGTATGTAAATAACCAAAACGTTGCCTTCCGTTTCCTTTAGATTCATGACTTAATACGTAGCGCTTTGTTAAAaggttatttttttactttgagAGAAAATTTGATTGGAGTTCTGACTTAATCTAAAAATTCTAACTGACCTTCTCCCTCCTTAATTTtagttaaaattatttattgtgtgattttgtttgtaGCATGTATTTAAGAAAATACTTTGACTAATTTCTTCATCTACCCACACAGATATGTAAACTTGTCtttctaaaaaaaatcctaaataGTTTGTAAACTTTTATTTCCCATTTATTCAAGGCCCTTTAGATCCTTGTCCAGATCTCGACTAAATCACacaagttttcttttttaaaaatataccaCAAATGAAAGTAAAGTTCAAGTAAGTAAGATTTCTGATTAAAAGATGTTCACTTGTTAAGGCGTTGAACAGACAGGGGGAAAACCAGAAAATTTACGTCACAAGCGAAAGGAAATGCAAACATCAAGCAGAAAGAGTGTTCCCttgtagaagaaaaaagaactcaGCAAGTCTGTCCTACTTCGATGCGGATGGAGTATGGATCGATGTTCACACGATTAACAACAATTTAactcctgtgtttttttttcagatgtAACGTTACCGGACACTTACTATACGATATAGCTTTTTCTCCATAGTCGTTCCTTTGTTTGGTCACAAATTTTCACCTCACTCGGTTGCGAGCGCTTGCAAACCCAAAACTAATCAATAAAATTTTCGTATAAATTTAGCTGTGCGCGCACTGTTCGATTAATGGATATGCAGGCTGGTTTGCTTCGGGCTGTAGAGCGGTGCGATAACACgaagatatttttatttcccccCCAATCGCACGTCTAGTTGTCGTCGTAGTAACCGAGCCGTGCCGCTTCACGCACAATCGCTACAAACGCGGCGAGCGTTTCCCGACCGACCGGCAGTATTTGGTCCGCTGGGAGGATAAACATGTCGGTCGAGTCCGGTGGTCCGCGTAGCTCGAACGTAAGTGACACCGGTATGTTGCCGGTTTTGTACGCCCAATCGATCGAACCGCCGCTGGACGGGTAGATGGTTTCGTGCTTGCTACCGCCCCGATATTCCGTCCCGTTGACCGCCGTCAGTGCCGCGATTGCTTTGTCCGTGATCGACTGCAGGTGGTTGTAGTTCGGAACCTTATCGGCGGTGTGTCCGTACGGGAACATGAGCAGCTGGGAGTATGAGTGTAGCGCGATGTACGTTCGGATGCGAGCTGTTTCAACGTTCGCCTGCACGAAGTTTGCAAGCGCAAGCGATTCCGGTTCGGAGAATGGGCCACTGCCGGAAAAGTCGTAACTGCACGG
This window of the Anopheles moucheti chromosome X, idAnoMoucSN_F20_07, whole genome shotgun sequence genome carries:
- the LOC128307295 gene encoding SET domain-containing protein SmydA-8-like, with product MTSLCRVCSAPAAHRCAGCQQVAYCGRDHQRADWKAQHRDQCRRFKVVRNDRLGRHLVATRHIKQGEIIYRDEPYAVGPKIANVPLCLGCNRNLVPLLKASGKGGERFHECTRCGWPLCGVSCEEAAQHRAECAVLAGSGYRPNIRPHPSNPDHRESAYCVIVPLRVLLLERNAPEWYATVRGFESHLQERLASPLYGVLRSNLVPFVRNVLGLQQYSEQTVLELSAILDTNCYEIRLPEQHVKVRGLYPLGAMLSHDCRPNTKHYFDDRLHMVLVATVDIPEGAVIHASYTQPLLGTVQRRLALRQAKCFDCACERCNDPAEHGTEASGFRCPNCRRTPSLVLAVEPTNYRTVWRCTSKRCSYQERPEQYVARCEQLQQALLALDRTDPAGYEAFLARHEPTLHRWNAYILQAKYALTQLLGSARVSNRTTTAPTEAACRRTIELCRDLLAVADRLEPGYGTFRTKLLLELGTALGALHSLGVLLEPELQEWCTVRTELVRIAKTDPTVDVSSVGDGAVSEKGPLYCS